In Kitasatospora sp. NA04385, a single genomic region encodes these proteins:
- a CDS encoding DUF3592 domain-containing protein — MLFFDVLAVVWLVLAGFLVLLGCATAVYVFRLHRWERRALRKGSRVPARCVEVQREPLRYSKPHPKNHHPPAPKFLLEYAGPDGAPQRFRTTRLPEETAVGDELTVAYHPERPEVGVLVAGRKRTALTDTARVLGGFLLFLLVAAAIAAAGAAFLHGLGEEIAHGEPTWAEF; from the coding sequence GTGCTCTTCTTCGACGTGCTGGCCGTGGTGTGGCTCGTGCTCGCGGGGTTCCTCGTCCTGCTCGGCTGCGCCACGGCGGTGTACGTGTTCCGGCTGCACCGGTGGGAACGGCGGGCGCTGCGCAAGGGCAGCCGCGTCCCGGCGCGCTGCGTCGAGGTCCAGCGGGAGCCGCTGCGGTACTCCAAGCCCCACCCGAAGAACCACCACCCGCCGGCGCCGAAGTTCCTCCTCGAGTACGCGGGCCCCGACGGCGCCCCGCAGCGGTTCAGGACCACGCGCCTCCCCGAAGAGACCGCGGTGGGCGACGAGTTGACCGTCGCCTACCACCCGGAGCGCCCCGAGGTGGGCGTGCTGGTGGCCGGGCGGAAGCGGACGGCACTCACCGACACCGCGCGGGTCCTGGGCGGCTTCCTGCTGTTCCTGCTGGTGGCGGCGGCGATCGCCGCCGCGGGCGCGGCGTTCCTGCACGGCCTCGGCGAGGAGATCGCCCACGGCGAGCCCACCTGGGCGGAGTTCTGA
- a CDS encoding TIGR03086 family metal-binding protein, which produces MDIRALDARALEAARSFVELVDVTVLDRPTPCGAWTLGRLLAHMTGQNHGFAAAARGGGRELAEWADRPVGDDPAGVFAASAAEVTAAFAEQGVLERGFWLPEVRDGGPFPAAQAISFHFLDYLVHGWDVAVSIGHRPDFDADLVAAALPVAALVPAGPARELPGAAFGPVLADPPGADPWERLLRLLGRDPHWAAPSA; this is translated from the coding sequence GTGGACATTCGAGCGCTCGACGCGCGGGCACTGGAGGCCGCGCGGTCCTTCGTCGAGCTGGTCGACGTCACCGTGCTCGACCGGCCTACTCCCTGCGGGGCCTGGACGTTGGGGCGGTTGCTCGCGCACATGACCGGGCAGAACCACGGCTTCGCGGCTGCCGCCCGGGGTGGGGGTCGCGAGCTCGCGGAGTGGGCGGACCGCCCGGTCGGGGACGATCCGGCCGGGGTGTTCGCCGCCTCGGCGGCCGAGGTCACCGCGGCCTTCGCCGAGCAGGGCGTCCTGGAGCGCGGCTTCTGGCTGCCCGAGGTCCGCGACGGCGGTCCGTTCCCCGCGGCGCAGGCGATCTCCTTCCACTTCCTGGACTACCTCGTCCACGGCTGGGACGTCGCCGTCTCGATCGGCCATCGGCCTGACTTCGACGCCGACCTGGTGGCCGCCGCCCTGCCGGTCGCCGCCCTCGTCCCCGCCGGGCCCGCCCGGGAACTCCCCGGCGCCGCCTTCGGCCCCGTCCTGGCGGACCCGCCCGGGGCCGACCCGTGGGAGCGGTTGCTGCGCCTGCTCGGCCGCGACCCGCACTGGGCCGCCCCGTCGGCCTGA
- a CDS encoding VOC family protein, producing the protein MAVLRQFQVTFDCADPARVARFWCEVLGYESNPPKGFAGWEEYQASCPPEERGSWSACTDPTGVGPRLYFQRVPEGKTVKNRVHLDVRVGTGLLGEERLAALEAECARLLPLGAVRVRLLYDGGDDSCIVMQDVEGNEFCVD; encoded by the coding sequence ATGGCAGTGCTCAGACAATTCCAGGTCACCTTCGACTGCGCCGACCCCGCCCGGGTGGCCCGCTTCTGGTGCGAGGTGCTCGGCTACGAGTCCAATCCCCCCAAGGGCTTCGCCGGTTGGGAGGAGTACCAGGCCTCCTGCCCGCCCGAGGAGCGCGGCTCCTGGTCGGCCTGCACCGACCCCACCGGCGTCGGCCCCCGGCTGTACTTCCAGCGCGTTCCCGAGGGCAAGACCGTCAAGAACCGCGTCCACCTCGACGTCCGGGTCGGCACCGGCCTGCTCGGCGAGGAGCGCCTGGCCGCCCTCGAAGCCGAGTGCGCCCGCCTGCTGCCGCTCGGCGCCGTCCGGGTCCGGCTGCTGTACGACGGCGGTGACGACTCGTGCATCGTCATGCAGGACGTCGAGGGCAACGAGTTCTGCGTCGACTGA
- a CDS encoding aminoglycoside phosphotransferase family protein — protein MDIDQDAVAAAFGLGRPLGPWRRLDNGGAPTDGLLLETSRGRWTVRTGRLRSEWHREQAHRVHRLQRAALAAGVAMPRPVEPPAPALGYWHHPGGDTLVKVNGWLDGHDLRRPGADLAGAADWTGRTLARIAALDTGGEQPPPPHPVAQWREWVAEAEAGGLPVAGPARALLPAVAEAVALVRDAQSGAPAAVLVHGDTSRANVLRTPGGCTPGGYALIDWESVQPEVPWWEAVSVAFRFATPFNGAAVDPDPRVVRPLLAAYLDAGGPGVPADASAFAGLLRSQLSTAAWCLWLALGHREADAAQRAFGLRIVTDTARELPLVLGGLTGWAALLR, from the coding sequence GTGGACATCGACCAGGACGCGGTGGCAGCCGCTTTCGGGCTGGGGCGGCCGCTCGGGCCGTGGCGGAGGCTCGACAACGGGGGTGCGCCGACCGACGGCCTGCTGCTGGAGACCTCGCGGGGGCGCTGGACGGTGCGGACCGGTCGGCTGCGGAGCGAGTGGCACCGGGAACAGGCCCACCGGGTGCACCGCCTCCAGCGGGCCGCGCTGGCGGCGGGCGTCGCGATGCCGCGCCCCGTCGAACCGCCCGCCCCCGCCCTCGGCTACTGGCACCACCCCGGCGGCGACACCCTGGTCAAGGTGAACGGGTGGCTGGACGGGCACGACCTGCGGCGCCCCGGCGCGGACCTCGCCGGGGCCGCCGACTGGACGGGCCGCACCCTGGCCCGGATCGCCGCGCTGGACACCGGCGGCGAGCAGCCGCCCCCGCCGCACCCCGTGGCGCAGTGGCGGGAGTGGGTGGCCGAGGCCGAGGCGGGCGGCCTCCCGGTGGCCGGCCCGGCCCGCGCGCTGCTCCCGGCCGTCGCCGAGGCCGTCGCCCTGGTGCGGGACGCGCAGTCGGGCGCCCCCGCCGCCGTCCTGGTGCACGGTGACACCTCGCGGGCCAACGTGCTGCGCACGCCCGGTGGGTGCACGCCCGGCGGGTACGCGTTGATCGACTGGGAGAGCGTCCAGCCGGAGGTCCCCTGGTGGGAGGCGGTGAGCGTGGCCTTCCGGTTCGCCACCCCCTTCAACGGCGCCGCCGTCGACCCGGACCCCCGGGTGGTCCGCCCGCTGCTCGCCGCCTACCTGGACGCGGGCGGCCCGGGCGTCCCCGCCGACGCCTCGGCCTTCGCGGGCCTGCTGCGCAGCCAGCTGTCCACCGCCGCCTGGTGCCTGTGGCTGGCCCTGGGCCACCGCGAGGCGGACGCCGCGCAACGGGCCTTCGGGCTGCGGATCGTCACCGACACCGCCCGCGAACTGCCGCTCGTCCTGGGCGGGTTGACGGGCTGGGCGGCGCTGCTGCGCTGA
- a CDS encoding alpha/beta fold hydrolase, with amino-acid sequence MPLPRVEHRFVDVGGVRVFYRAAGPETAPVLLLLHGFPSASHQFRRLFDALGPRFRLIAPDYPGFGHTEAPASFAYSFDALSEVLEGFVDALGLERFALYAFDFGGPVGFRLATRRPELIAGLVVQNANAYREGLSELALGAVAHRTGEPGAAEAVQPLFTLEVTRGQYEGGAADPALIDPDGWTLDQHFLDAPGRRAAQTALALDYHSNLGLYPRWQRWLREHRPPTLVLWGRNDAFFLPAGAAAYRRDVPDAEVHLFDTGHFALEECAPEIAPLIAGFLDGLAEPRPLRVAVLGASGHLGGEVAREAERRGHHVTPLGRADADAADEAALAAVLAGHDAVVAALKGPDGLVPRAAGALLAALPEAGVPRLLFVGGGGSLEYAPGRRFVDSPDFPAQYLETARDQTAALDLLRAADTPVEWTYFSPPPVHLVPGARTGRYRVAATDTPLTDAAGTSRITTGDFASAAVDALERGSFPHARITAVSLP; translated from the coding sequence ATGCCCCTGCCCCGCGTGGAGCACCGTTTCGTGGACGTCGGCGGCGTCCGCGTCTTCTACCGCGCCGCCGGGCCGGAGACCGCCCCGGTCCTGTTACTGCTGCACGGCTTCCCGTCCGCCTCGCACCAGTTCCGCCGCCTGTTCGACGCCCTCGGTCCGCGGTTCCGGCTGATCGCGCCGGACTACCCGGGCTTCGGGCACACCGAGGCCCCGGCGTCCTTCGCGTACTCCTTCGACGCGCTGTCCGAAGTGCTGGAGGGCTTCGTGGACGCGCTCGGTCTGGAGCGCTTCGCGCTGTACGCCTTCGACTTCGGCGGCCCGGTGGGCTTCCGGCTGGCCACCCGCCGCCCGGAGCTGATCGCCGGCCTGGTGGTGCAGAACGCCAACGCCTACCGGGAGGGCCTGTCGGAGCTGGCGCTCGGCGCCGTCGCGCACCGCACCGGCGAGCCGGGCGCCGCCGAGGCCGTCCAGCCGCTGTTCACCCTGGAGGTGACGCGCGGTCAGTACGAGGGCGGCGCCGCCGACCCGGCCCTGATCGACCCGGACGGGTGGACGCTGGACCAGCACTTCCTGGACGCGCCGGGCCGCCGGGCCGCGCAGACGGCGCTGGCCCTGGACTACCACTCCAACCTCGGGCTGTACCCGCGCTGGCAGCGCTGGCTGCGCGAGCACCGGCCGCCGACGCTGGTGCTCTGGGGGCGCAACGACGCCTTCTTCCTCCCGGCCGGGGCCGCGGCCTACCGGCGGGACGTACCGGATGCCGAGGTGCACCTGTTCGACACCGGCCACTTCGCCCTGGAGGAGTGCGCGCCCGAGATCGCCCCGCTGATCGCCGGTTTCCTGGACGGGCTGGCCGAGCCCCGCCCGCTGCGGGTGGCCGTGCTCGGCGCGAGCGGGCACCTTGGCGGCGAGGTGGCCCGCGAGGCCGAGCGCCGCGGCCACCACGTCACCCCGCTCGGCCGGGCGGACGCGGACGCGGCGGACGAGGCCGCGCTGGCCGCCGTGCTGGCCGGGCACGACGCGGTGGTCGCCGCGCTCAAGGGGCCGGACGGCCTGGTGCCGCGCGCGGCCGGGGCGCTGCTGGCCGCGCTCCCCGAGGCGGGGGTGCCGCGGCTGCTGTTCGTGGGCGGCGGCGGCAGCCTGGAGTACGCGCCGGGCCGACGCTTCGTCGACTCCCCGGACTTCCCCGCCCAGTACCTGGAGACCGCCCGGGACCAGACGGCCGCGCTCGACCTGCTGCGCGCCGCCGACACCCCGGTGGAGTGGACGTACTTCAGCCCGCCCCCGGTCCACCTCGTCCCGGGCGCCCGGACGGGCCGCTACCGGGTGGCCGCCACCGACACACCGCTGACGGACGCGGCGGGCACCAGCCGGATCACCACCGGCGACTTCGCCTCCGCCGCGGTCGACGCCCTGGAACGAGGCAGCTTCCCGCACGCCCGGATCACCGCCGTCAGCCTCCCCTGA
- a CDS encoding cupin domain-containing protein: MEIIDSGHFRPAPDGSPDYAEHLSVPALSFGTYSLPAGSTDDQSPHLQDEVYVVTRGRARFTSGGRTVDVSPGSSLFVPAREEHRFHDITEDLVALVLFAPAYSGVPGPDDLA, encoded by the coding sequence ATGGAGATCATCGACAGCGGGCACTTCCGCCCCGCCCCGGACGGTTCGCCCGACTACGCGGAACACCTGAGCGTGCCCGCGCTGAGCTTCGGCACCTACTCGCTGCCGGCCGGCTCCACCGACGACCAGTCGCCGCACCTCCAGGACGAGGTCTACGTGGTCACCCGGGGCCGGGCCCGCTTCACCTCCGGCGGCCGCACCGTGGACGTCAGCCCGGGCAGCTCGCTGTTCGTCCCGGCCCGGGAGGAGCACCGCTTCCACGACATCACCGAGGACTTGGTCGCCCTGGTGCTGTTCGCCCCGGCCTACAGCGGCGTGCCCGGCCCCGACGACCTGGCCTGA
- a CDS encoding M28 family peptidase, whose product MKRRLLTAGTTLAVLGGMLGGFAGQANAAPPPAPLAPTPLAAAVSAADLAASAGLDALAKGPDESYERRNVTQFLNGLYSVSYERSYKGLPVVGGDAVVLADGQGKVRGVQNAATGPVGVPTRAKVSAAAAERAARAKLAKVDSAEAPRLVVRVKDGTSRLAWESVLTGSTENRPSHLHVFVDAVTGEVADSYDDVKAGTINSKWNGPAGLTINTSGSAGSYTLRDSTRPGLQCSDYSTGQVFTKSTDSWGTGAATSKETGCADAMFAAQKEWDMLRDWLGRNGHNGNGGSWPVKVGLNDVNAYWDGSTVSIGHSQSNEWIASIDVVGHEFGHGLDQYTPGGANNESGLGEATGDIMGALTEAYANEPAPYDSPDYTVGEMINLVGSGPIRVMYNPSQVSGNPNCYSSSIPNTEEHAAAGPLNHWFYLLAEGSNPGGGKPTSPTCNSSSVTGIGIRDAGRVFYGGMLLKTSGMTYKKYRTATLTAAKNLDSTCNFFNRTKAAWDAISVPAQAGDPTCTGNPSDYSLALSPSSGTVQPGSSTSATVSTAVTAGSAANVSLSVTGAPSGTTASVSPSTVQSGGSATLSVNVGANTPAGTYTLTVTGSGPATHTAQYQLTVNGGGNPGGSAPDINVANVQAHLSQLYTVAQQNGGNRRAGSAGYTQSLAYVKGKLQAAGYTVTEQTCTSCTYTSNNLIADWPGGPSDQVTMFGAHLDSVAAGPGINDNGSGSAVLLENALVLAQQNPTMTKHVRFAWWAGEEQGLQGSQYYVGQLSSSQRSAIKGYYNFDMVGSTNAGYFINNVNSATAAPLKAYWDSLNLQPEENVEGQGRSDDYSFQQGGIPTSGYAAGASATKSSAQAGKWGGTAGASYDSCYHSACDTTSNVNATVLNRNADGVAYVIWKTSVGGTTTPDNDFTLGVNPSTGTVQAGSAASATVSTATSSGSAQSVSLTASGTPSGATVSFSPSSVTSGGSATMTVSTSASTPAGTYTVTVTGTGASATHTSSYTLVVNGGGGDGGGTWAAGVSYKVGDTVTYNGVSYRCLQAHTSQSTWTPDVVPALWQRL is encoded by the coding sequence ATGAAACGCAGATTGCTGACCGCCGGCACCACCCTGGCCGTGCTGGGAGGCATGCTCGGTGGTTTCGCCGGACAGGCGAACGCCGCGCCTCCGCCCGCCCCACTGGCACCGACCCCGCTGGCCGCCGCCGTCTCCGCCGCCGACCTGGCGGCTTCGGCCGGTCTGGACGCGCTGGCCAAGGGCCCGGACGAGAGCTACGAGCGCCGGAACGTCACCCAGTTCCTGAACGGCCTGTACTCGGTCTCGTACGAGCGCAGCTACAAGGGCCTGCCGGTGGTCGGCGGCGACGCCGTGGTGCTCGCCGACGGCCAGGGCAAGGTCCGCGGCGTGCAGAACGCCGCGACCGGCCCGGTGGGCGTGCCGACCAGGGCGAAGGTGAGCGCGGCGGCGGCGGAGCGGGCGGCGCGCGCGAAGCTGGCGAAGGTCGACTCGGCCGAGGCACCGCGCCTGGTGGTGCGGGTCAAGGACGGCACCTCCCGGCTGGCCTGGGAGTCGGTGCTGACCGGTTCGACCGAGAACCGGCCCAGCCACCTGCACGTGTTCGTGGACGCGGTCACCGGTGAGGTGGCCGACAGCTACGACGACGTCAAGGCCGGCACCATCAACAGCAAGTGGAACGGCCCGGCGGGCCTGACCATCAACACCAGCGGCTCGGCGGGCTCGTACACGCTGCGCGACTCCACCCGTCCGGGCCTGCAGTGTTCGGACTACTCGACCGGTCAGGTCTTCACCAAGTCCACCGACTCCTGGGGCACCGGCGCCGCCACCTCCAAGGAGACGGGCTGCGCCGACGCGATGTTCGCGGCGCAGAAGGAGTGGGACATGCTCCGGGACTGGCTGGGGCGCAACGGCCACAACGGCAACGGCGGCAGCTGGCCGGTCAAGGTCGGCCTGAACGACGTCAACGCGTACTGGGACGGTTCGACCGTCTCGATCGGCCACAGCCAGTCCAACGAGTGGATCGCCTCGATCGACGTGGTGGGCCACGAGTTCGGCCACGGCCTGGACCAGTACACGCCGGGCGGCGCCAACAACGAGTCGGGCCTGGGCGAGGCGACCGGCGACATCATGGGCGCGCTGACCGAGGCGTACGCCAACGAGCCGGCCCCGTACGACAGCCCGGACTACACCGTCGGCGAGATGATCAACCTGGTCGGCTCCGGTCCGATCCGGGTGATGTACAACCCCTCGCAGGTCTCCGGCAACCCGAACTGCTACTCCTCCTCGATCCCCAACACGGAGGAGCACGCGGCGGCCGGCCCGCTGAACCACTGGTTCTACCTGCTGGCCGAGGGCTCCAACCCGGGCGGCGGCAAGCCGACCAGCCCGACCTGCAACTCCTCGTCCGTCACCGGCATCGGCATCCGGGACGCGGGCCGGGTCTTCTACGGCGGCATGCTGCTCAAGACCAGCGGCATGACGTACAAGAAGTACCGGACCGCGACCCTGACCGCGGCCAAGAACCTCGACTCGACCTGCAACTTCTTCAACCGCACCAAGGCCGCCTGGGACGCGATCAGCGTTCCGGCCCAGGCCGGCGACCCGACCTGCACCGGGAACCCGAGCGACTACTCGCTGGCGCTGAGCCCGTCCTCGGGCACCGTGCAGCCGGGCAGCTCGACCAGCGCGACGGTCTCCACCGCCGTCACCGCGGGCTCGGCGGCGAACGTCTCGCTGTCGGTGACCGGCGCCCCGTCCGGAACCACCGCGTCGGTCTCGCCGTCCACCGTGCAGTCCGGCGGCTCGGCGACCCTGAGCGTCAACGTCGGCGCGAACACCCCGGCGGGCACCTACACCCTGACGGTGACCGGCTCCGGCCCGGCCACCCACACCGCGCAGTACCAGCTGACGGTGAACGGCGGGGGCAACCCCGGCGGCTCGGCCCCGGACATCAACGTGGCCAACGTGCAGGCGCACCTGAGCCAGCTGTACACCGTGGCCCAGCAGAACGGCGGCAACCGCCGGGCGGGCAGCGCCGGTTACACCCAGTCGCTGGCGTACGTGAAGGGCAAGCTGCAGGCGGCGGGCTACACCGTCACCGAGCAGACCTGCACCTCGTGCACCTACACCTCCAACAACCTGATCGCCGACTGGCCGGGCGGCCCGTCGGACCAGGTCACCATGTTCGGCGCGCACCTGGACTCGGTCGCGGCCGGCCCGGGCATCAACGACAACGGCTCCGGCTCGGCCGTCCTGCTGGAGAACGCGCTCGTCCTGGCGCAGCAGAACCCGACCATGACCAAGCACGTCCGGTTCGCCTGGTGGGCCGGTGAGGAGCAGGGCCTCCAGGGTTCGCAGTACTACGTGGGCCAGCTCTCCTCGTCCCAGCGCTCGGCGATCAAGGGCTACTACAACTTCGACATGGTCGGCTCCACCAACGCCGGCTACTTCATCAACAACGTCAACTCGGCCACGGCCGCGCCGCTCAAGGCGTACTGGGACTCGCTGAACCTCCAGCCGGAGGAGAACGTCGAGGGCCAGGGCCGTTCCGACGACTACTCCTTCCAGCAGGGCGGCATCCCGACCTCCGGCTACGCCGCGGGCGCCAGCGCCACCAAGTCCTCCGCGCAGGCGGGCAAGTGGGGCGGCACCGCGGGCGCGTCGTACGACTCCTGCTACCACTCCGCGTGCGACACCACGTCCAACGTCAACGCGACGGTGCTGAACCGGAACGCGGACGGTGTGGCGTACGTGATCTGGAAGACCTCGGTCGGCGGCACCACCACCCCGGACAACGACTTCACCCTCGGGGTGAACCCGTCCACCGGCACCGTCCAGGCGGGCTCCGCGGCCAGTGCCACGGTCTCCACCGCCACCAGCTCCGGCAGCGCGCAGAGCGTGTCGCTGACCGCGAGCGGCACCCCGTCCGGCGCCACCGTCTCGTTCAGCCCGTCCTCCGTCACCAGCGGCGGCAGCGCGACCATGACGGTCTCCACCTCCGCCTCCACCCCGGCCGGCACCTACACCGTCACGGTCACCGGCACCGGCGCCTCCGCCACCCACACCAGCAGCTACACCCTGGTCGTGAACGGCGGCGGCGGTGACGGCGGCGGCACCTGGGCCGCCGGCGTGTCCTACAAGGTGGGCGACACCGTCACCTACAACGGCGTCAGCTACCGGTGCCTGCAGGCCCACACCTCGCAGAGCACCTGGACGCCGGACGTCGTCCCCGCCCTGTGGCAGCGCCTGTAG
- a CDS encoding TetR/AcrR family transcriptional regulator codes for MATEDFDPAPERDAGGAPAPGTRRPGGRTARTRTSVLEAALAELVEHGYADTRIDRIAGRAGVAATTVYRRWGSLENIVVDLADHLAVSITLGSGASLEGDLRTVARAVVALHADPAHRAWLRAMVSAAAASPKAQRMLSEVLDRRRETTAAAVTEAIARGEVPPGTDGHEVIRATVAPLYLRMYITAEPVGDAEADRAAAAAALAARAGLYVVEREPGGGAEDGPVR; via the coding sequence TTGGCAACCGAGGACTTCGACCCCGCACCGGAACGGGACGCCGGCGGGGCCCCCGCGCCGGGCACCCGCCGCCCGGGCGGCCGCACCGCCCGGACCAGGACCTCCGTCCTGGAGGCCGCCCTCGCCGAACTCGTCGAGCACGGCTACGCCGACACCCGGATCGACCGGATCGCCGGCCGCGCCGGAGTCGCCGCCACCACCGTCTACCGGCGCTGGGGCAGCCTGGAGAACATCGTGGTCGACCTCGCCGACCACCTCGCCGTGTCCATCACCCTGGGCTCGGGAGCCAGCCTGGAGGGCGACCTGCGGACGGTCGCCCGCGCCGTCGTCGCCCTGCACGCGGACCCGGCCCACCGGGCCTGGCTGCGCGCCATGGTCTCCGCGGCGGCGGCCTCCCCGAAGGCCCAGCGGATGCTGTCCGAGGTGCTGGACAGGCGCCGCGAGACCACCGCCGCGGCGGTCACCGAGGCGATCGCCCGCGGTGAGGTCCCGCCCGGCACCGACGGCCACGAGGTGATCCGGGCCACCGTCGCCCCGCTCTACCTGCGGATGTACATCACCGCGGAGCCGGTGGGCGACGCGGAGGCCGACCGGGCGGCGGCGGCCGCGGCGCTGGCGGCCAGGGCGGGGCTGTACGTGGTGGAGCGGGAGCCGGGCGGTGGCGCGGAGGACGGCCCGGTGCGCTGA
- a CDS encoding helix-turn-helix transcriptional regulator gives MLGAPNPVELPDGGSWQEFGALLRHWRRHAGWTQAQLGTAVGYDHTAVSRLEHGARRATPRLVRQIDELLGSGGELTRSYDRAESAEGGRPALPPHLLRPPLPPGTGPVPAAAPADDCPASLPDHDVQCPLHGATGCQPPPPATAVALHAAFCTDPAAPLDTDTVHALAAVLGAQLHSADRALGERGPGSVIEGTLRAVVARLADAPVRHRRVLARLAAEYAHAAGSLRLHGGRPATAMACFDRALGWAALADDPTTQAAALSDMAVLGLLDDDPASAGDYAREIRRAAPGRHWADALATLGEARATALAGDIRATVRHIGRARQHLDRPDHTLPETEAHVPWLAPAALRLRVESGSSAALRDLAAATADPRLAQRALTAATAALDLLDEGRLPVARAMLTVRIADCHLCTDDPHTAIATLAPVLDTDGTPLPALVRHELRGVRGRLAAGAGRWGVGAAEAVARLGAVV, from the coding sequence ATGCTCGGGGCACCCAACCCGGTCGAACTGCCGGACGGCGGAAGCTGGCAGGAATTCGGCGCGCTCCTGCGCCACTGGCGCCGCCACGCCGGCTGGACCCAGGCCCAGCTCGGCACCGCCGTCGGCTACGACCACACCGCCGTCAGCCGCCTCGAACACGGCGCCCGCCGCGCCACCCCCCGTCTGGTCCGGCAGATCGACGAACTCCTCGGCAGCGGCGGCGAACTCACCCGCAGCTACGACCGCGCCGAGAGCGCCGAGGGCGGCCGCCCCGCCCTCCCCCCGCACCTGCTGCGCCCCCCGCTGCCCCCCGGCACCGGGCCCGTCCCCGCCGCCGCCCCCGCCGACGACTGCCCCGCCAGCCTCCCCGACCACGACGTCCAGTGCCCGCTGCACGGCGCCACCGGCTGCCAGCCCCCGCCGCCCGCCACCGCCGTCGCCCTGCACGCCGCGTTCTGCACCGACCCCGCGGCCCCGCTCGACACCGACACCGTGCACGCCCTCGCCGCCGTCCTCGGCGCCCAACTCCACAGTGCCGACCGGGCCCTGGGCGAACGCGGACCCGGCAGCGTGATCGAGGGCACCCTGCGCGCCGTCGTCGCTCGGCTCGCCGACGCACCCGTCCGCCACCGCCGCGTCCTGGCCCGGCTCGCCGCCGAGTACGCCCACGCCGCGGGCAGCCTGCGCCTGCACGGCGGCCGCCCCGCCACCGCGATGGCCTGCTTCGACCGGGCCCTCGGCTGGGCCGCCCTCGCCGACGACCCCACCACCCAGGCCGCCGCCCTCAGCGACATGGCCGTCCTCGGCCTCCTCGACGACGACCCCGCCTCGGCCGGCGACTACGCCCGCGAGATCCGCCGCGCCGCGCCCGGCCGCCACTGGGCCGACGCCCTCGCCACCCTCGGCGAAGCCCGCGCCACCGCCCTCGCCGGGGACATCCGCGCCACCGTCCGCCACATCGGCCGCGCCCGCCAGCACCTCGACCGCCCCGACCACACCCTCCCCGAGACCGAGGCCCACGTCCCCTGGCTGGCCCCCGCGGCGCTCCGCCTCCGGGTCGAGTCCGGCTCCTCCGCCGCCCTGCGCGACCTGGCTGCCGCCACCGCCGACCCCCGGCTCGCCCAACGCGCCCTGACCGCCGCCACCGCCGCCCTCGACCTCCTCGACGAAGGCCGGCTCCCGGTCGCCCGCGCCATGCTCACCGTCCGCATCGCCGACTGCCACCTCTGCACCGACGACCCGCACACCGCCATCGCCACCCTCGCCCCCGTCCTCGACACCGACGGCACCCCGCTCCCGGCCCTGGTCCGCCACGAACTGCGGGGCGTGCGGGGGCGGTTGGCAGCGGGTGCGGGTCGGTGGGGGGTGGGGGCGGCGGAGGCGGTGGCGCGGTTGGGGGCGGTGGTGTGA